The following DNA comes from Corynebacterium lizhenjunii.
CGGTCTCCCGGGGACCAGTCTGGAAAGCTCCAGTGCCAATGAGCAGCTTGTGCCAGGTGTCCTCGCTGAAGCCGGACTGGGTGCCCTTGGCTAGCTCGCGGAAAGCGACGTCGCCGCCCCAGTTGCGCACAATGCGAGAGGGGTTGCCGGCGCTAAAAATATCGTCACGCTCAGAGCCAATAAACAGACCGGGAACAGTCACGGACTTTGCGGCCTCCTCAGCAGAAGGGGCTACCTTGGCGGGGTAAAGGCCCGCCACCGCGCGGACCTTGTCATTGTCCACCGCGCCGAGCACGGCCGCACCGCCACCCATGCCGTGGCCCACCATGCCTAACTTGGCGGGCGAGACCGTGACATTGCCCTGGCCAAGCTTGACGCCAGCGGCAATCTGCAAAGCGGACTCCATGTCAGAAACCAAGTTGCGATGGTTGGGAATAAACCCAGTCTCCGTATCCGGGGCGGCAACCACAATGCCCCAGCTAGCCAGATGGCGCAGCGTGCCGTGGTAGTCCTTGACCCGCTTGCGCCAGTCATGGCCAAAAGCGACAGCGGGCACGCCCTTGCCCTCAGCAGGAGCGTAGATTCTGCCTTGGATACCGGCGTAGTTGAGATCGCCCACCAGCACGCGGTGCGGGCCACGCTTGGACAGGGTTGCTAGGTGCTTATTC
Coding sequences within:
- a CDS encoding dienelactone hydrolase family protein — protein: MSANLNKHLATLSKRGPHRVLVGDLNYAGIQGRIYAPAEGKGVPAVAFGHDWRKRVKDYHGTLRHLASWGIVVAAPDTETGFIPNHRNLVSDMESALQIAAGVKLGQGNVTVSPAKLGMVGHGMGGGAAVLGAVDNDKVRAVAGLYPAKVAPSAEEAAKSVTVPGLFIGSERDDIFSAGNPSRIVRNWGGDVAFRELAKGTQSGFSEDTWHKLLIGTGAFQTGPRETARALLTGFLLHVLDGEKKYADFAAADASGRGVKSPDAQDIRKKALLAYDG